Proteins encoded in a region of the Phycisphaerae bacterium genome:
- the recJ gene encoding single-stranded-DNA-specific exonuclease RecJ produces MRLAARMQKKEWHILPADPIAGQLVESLKIPPILAQVLVNRQIKTAEAAKIFLNPKLNDLIEPERLPGIKAAVDRIEKAVKEKQKITIYGDYDVDGITAVSILHGLFRLLGAEIDYYIPHRVDEGYGLNVEAIDQIVRSGAKLLISVDCGITAFDSALAAKEKGIDLIITDHHRPSPDGRLPHSVAIVHPNLDKDYPSQSSSGATVAFKLAWAVVNRIKGSDTTPQHLRQFLINATVFAAMGTIADVVDLREENRIISSFGLRAISESDLPGIEALVGVAGIKGQTIDSFHMGFCLAPVLNAAGRMGHARLAVELLTSDNKLKAIRIAEYLKEQNKQRQQLEKKIFKHACSMMTEQGLDHPDRKTIVLASGEWHTGVIGIVASRLIDKFYKPTIMFNITNDKAQGSARSIEGFDILAAITACGEYLNTFGGHAMAAGLTIDAAKIDDFSQAFENYAAANWNDVEFTSRLEIDAVCSLKDISVPTVRLLTTLGPFGRGNPTPVFVVRGVRLTASPRRVGVNGEHLQLAICDNAANVRCIGFKMAHLEKKLLENEFFNIAFEAQVDNFYGDPSVQLVLSDIQFE; encoded by the coding sequence ATGCGTCTTGCCGCAAGGATGCAAAAAAAAGAATGGCATATTTTACCTGCCGACCCGATAGCCGGTCAGCTTGTTGAATCTCTAAAAATTCCGCCCATACTTGCCCAGGTGCTTGTCAATCGGCAGATAAAAACAGCCGAAGCGGCAAAAATCTTTCTCAATCCAAAGCTCAACGACCTTATCGAGCCCGAACGTCTGCCCGGCATAAAAGCCGCCGTTGACAGAATTGAAAAAGCCGTCAAAGAAAAACAAAAGATTACCATTTACGGCGATTATGATGTCGATGGTATAACTGCGGTGTCGATTCTGCACGGCCTTTTCAGACTGCTCGGCGCAGAAATAGATTATTACATCCCGCACAGGGTTGACGAAGGTTACGGCCTGAACGTCGAAGCAATCGACCAGATTGTCCGTTCAGGTGCGAAACTGCTCATAAGCGTCGATTGCGGCATAACCGCATTCGATTCGGCTCTGGCCGCCAAAGAAAAAGGCATCGACCTGATAATTACCGACCATCATCGGCCATCGCCTGACGGCAGACTTCCCCATTCCGTTGCGATAGTTCATCCCAACCTCGACAAAGATTATCCATCTCAGTCAAGCTCCGGCGCTACAGTCGCTTTCAAACTTGCCTGGGCGGTTGTCAATCGCATCAAAGGCTCCGATACGACTCCGCAGCATTTGCGTCAGTTTCTTATTAACGCGACGGTCTTCGCAGCAATGGGCACAATCGCCGATGTCGTTGACCTTCGCGAGGAGAACAGGATAATCAGCAGCTTCGGCCTGCGTGCGATATCTGAGTCCGACCTGCCCGGCATAGAGGCACTGGTCGGTGTCGCCGGCATAAAAGGTCAGACCATTGACAGTTTTCATATGGGTTTTTGCCTTGCTCCGGTTCTTAACGCCGCCGGCAGAATGGGACATGCCAGGCTCGCGGTCGAGCTTCTCACGAGCGACAACAAATTAAAGGCGATTCGAATCGCCGAATATCTCAAGGAACAGAACAAACAGCGTCAGCAGCTTGAAAAGAAAATTTTCAAGCACGCCTGTTCCATGATGACAGAGCAGGGCCTTGACCATCCGGATAGAAAGACAATTGTTCTGGCCAGCGGCGAATGGCATACCGGCGTAATCGGCATTGTCGCCTCAAGGTTAATCGACAAATTCTATAAACCGACGATTATGTTCAATATTACAAACGACAAAGCGCAGGGCTCTGCCCGCTCAATCGAAGGCTTTGACATTTTGGCTGCGATTACCGCCTGCGGCGAATATTTAAACACTTTTGGCGGCCACGCGATGGCAGCGGGCCTGACGATTGACGCTGCGAAAATTGACGATTTCTCGCAGGCCTTTGAAAATTACGCCGCCGCAAACTGGAACGACGTCGAGTTTACCAGCAGACTCGAAATCGATGCGGTCTGCTCATTAAAGGATATATCCGTTCCAACGGTAAGATTGCTTACGACGCTTGGTCCGTTCGGCAGGGGAAATCCAACTCCGGTTTTTGTCGTAAGGGGAGTAAGGCTTACCGCTTCGCCGAGAAGAGTTGGGGTCAATGGCGAACATCTGCAGTTGGCGATCTGCGACAATGCCGCTAATGTCCGCTGCATCGGCTTTAAGATGGCCCATCTGGAAAAGAAACTTTTAGAGAACGAATTTTTTAATATTGCCTTTGAAGCACAGGTTGATAATTTCTACGGCGATCCTTCCGTCCAACTCGTTCTCAGTGATATTCAATTTGAATAA
- the pelA gene encoding pectate lyase gives MFGITGKASRIRILLSLVVLFISAYSYAGNKPDNKECRIDTSGFSDSKHHWYNVYEEKNVINPEPNQPRYKPTQIKEIADNILLYQKNNGGWPKNYDMLAILTKQQKAKVLKAKSSLHTTFDNHTTYSQIEYLAKVYEITKIKKYKNASLRGIDFTLSAQYPNGGWPQFFPLEANYSTHITFNDDVFVGVMNMLKDIMDNKPYYSFVDSARRQKVKIAFDKGLDCILKCQIIDNEKLTVWCQQHDETDLRPAKARAYELPSICNDESAGIVLLLMSLDNPSKEVINSVQAAVKWFEDSKLFGIRVQEISAPEVKFPLGVSKIDRVVIKDPTAPPIWARFYELKTHRPLFSNRKSELLYSMAEVYRERRSGYSWYTYNPQTVLDKYPAWQQKWSPDQNVLKK, from the coding sequence ATGTTCGGTATTACCGGGAAAGCTTCACGCATAAGAATTCTACTCTCATTGGTTGTATTATTTATCTCTGCCTATTCTTATGCCGGTAATAAGCCGGACAATAAAGAATGCCGGATAGACACCTCCGGTTTTTCTGACAGCAAACACCACTGGTACAATGTCTATGAGGAAAAAAATGTAATTAATCCGGAGCCGAATCAGCCCCGCTATAAACCGACGCAGATAAAAGAAATTGCCGACAACATTCTTCTCTACCAGAAAAACAACGGCGGCTGGCCTAAAAATTATGATATGCTGGCCATACTAACCAAACAGCAAAAAGCCAAAGTTCTCAAGGCAAAGAGCAGCCTTCACACGACATTCGATAACCACACGACATATTCACAAATAGAATACCTGGCCAAAGTTTATGAAATTACCAAAATTAAAAAATATAAAAACGCCTCCCTGCGGGGAATAGATTTTACCCTTTCGGCACAATATCCCAACGGCGGCTGGCCGCAGTTTTTCCCTTTGGAAGCGAACTACAGCACTCATATCACTTTTAACGACGATGTCTTCGTCGGCGTAATGAATATGCTTAAGGATATAATGGATAATAAGCCGTATTATTCTTTTGTCGATTCAGCCCGCCGTCAAAAAGTCAAAATCGCTTTCGATAAAGGATTAGATTGCATACTCAAATGCCAGATAATCGATAATGAAAAACTGACAGTATGGTGTCAGCAGCACGATGAAACCGATCTTCGTCCCGCCAAGGCAAGGGCTTATGAATTGCCGAGCATCTGTAATGACGAAAGTGCAGGTATCGTTCTTCTTTTAATGAGTCTGGATAACCCTTCCAAAGAAGTTATCAATTCGGTGCAGGCGGCGGTCAAATGGTTCGAAGATTCCAAACTCTTCGGTATCAGGGTACAGGAAATCAGCGCTCCCGAAGTCAAATTTCCATTAGGAGTCTCAAAAATCGACAGAGTAGTAATTAAGGACCCGACTGCCCCGCCGATATGGGCACGTTTTTACGAACTCAAAACACACAGGCCCTTATTCTCCAATAGAAAAAGTGAACTGCTTTATTCTATGGCCGAGGTGTACCGGGAAAGACGCAGCGGTTATTCATGGTACACTTATAATCCGCAGACTGTTTTGGACAAATACCCCGCCTGGCAGCAGAAATGGTCGCCGGACCAAAACGTCCTAAAAAAATGA